The DNA sequence TAGTCTTTGACTATGATTGTGGTGCTTATATCGTCGTCAATGAAGAAAACATCATAAATATCAGACAAACCAGAAACTTTCATtcaaaaatacagaaaataaaaaccCAAAACAGAGGGGTTAATTATTGCTGAAAGCAGATGTTTAAAAGTGAAAAAGGATAGAAACAAGCATAGAAACACTAAAATCATGATAGTAATAATAAGAATCCTTAAGCCTGAGGTTTGTCCCACTTGAGTGGCTTCACGACCTCCCAGGTGAAGTCAGGGTCGTCCCTTCCGAAATGCCCATACGCCGCCGTTTTCAAAAACCTTCCATTGCCTCCTCTCTTCAAGTCCAAGTTGATCGTCATCATCCCTGGTCTGAAATCGAAGGTCTCTTTCACGATCTTCAGTATCTCCTTGTCTGGAATCAACCCAGTTCCGTAAGTGTCAACGAAGACAGACAACGGCTCGGGAACTCCAATGGCGTAGGAGACCTGGACAAGAGCCCTACGAGCCATTCCATTAGCAACCACACTCTTCGCGGCTTGCCTCACGATGTAAGCTCCGCTTCTGTCGACTTTGGTCGGGTCTTTCCCTGAGAAAGCACCTCCTCCGTGAGCTCCCC is a window from the Raphanus sativus cultivar WK10039 unplaced genomic scaffold, ASM80110v3 Scaffold4370, whole genome shotgun sequence genome containing:
- the LOC130507345 gene encoding S-adenosylmethionine synthase-like: MPLSHVLATKIGAKLTEVRKNGTCRWLRPDGKTQVTVEYYNDNGAMVPVRVHTVLISTQHDETVTNDEIARDLKEHVIKPIIPEKYLDDKTIFHLNPSGRFVIGGPHGDAGLTGRKIIIDTYGGWGAHGGGAFSGKDPTKVDRSGAYIVRQAAKSVVANGMARRALVQVSYAIGVPEPLSVFVDTYGTGLIPDKEILKIVKETFDFRPGMMTINLDLKRGGNGRFLKTAAYGHFGRDDPDFTWEVVKPLKWDKPQA